One genomic region from Thermoleptolyngbya sichuanensis A183 encodes:
- a CDS encoding MASE1 domain-containing protein — protein MTLPARSVIFPRPLRFAQLSFAYVWKQGAVAVAYYAAAQFSIAYATLPDAASTPVWFAGGIAVGAMLAYGVELWLGIFASILVLEFIFFKGWESTNSLMLAIAVTFIATLGKVIAAVWSDRLTQSRSPLDSPADVVRFILAAFLSHLPIGMLCAALVCNFGKAPWTAYRQIFITWWLSDAFGIVLVAPLLLAWSSTRSLDLFQFRNAIRRHWLEAVAMAALVIGISEVALVDKYPVEYLLIPVIVWAAFRFRSPGATLVMVLLSLLAVISTAKGLGSFARSSMNESLLLLQSCIAAIALTTLLLCAVLYQNDQSKQALRDANHSLEDRVQQRTAELAQANAAIVDLNERLKQENLRMAAELDVVRQIQGLILPTPEELSAIQTLDVSALTDLTDEDSTDYFDVVETDGIVTLSVGIVGGRGLESGVLMLMVQTAVRTLAELRDRSSVRFLQTLNRTLYKNIERLSAQQQQLLTLAVLNYLNGSLSVSGQHEDLVVVRASGRVERVSMTDLILPLGLEFDITAFTKRASVELQPGDGIVLYTSSLPSALDENGVMYGLDRLYRVVGQHWAQPASAVHRAVIQDVRQHMGQENVLDNLSLLVLKRRL, from the coding sequence GTGACCCTCCCTGCCCGATCGGTGATTTTCCCCCGCCCTCTCCGATTCGCACAGCTCAGCTTCGCCTATGTTTGGAAACAGGGCGCTGTTGCGGTTGCGTACTACGCTGCGGCTCAGTTTTCGATTGCCTACGCCACACTGCCCGATGCTGCCTCTACGCCCGTCTGGTTTGCAGGGGGCATTGCGGTGGGGGCGATGCTCGCCTATGGAGTCGAACTTTGGCTTGGCATCTTTGCCAGCATTCTGGTGCTGGAGTTTATCTTCTTTAAGGGTTGGGAAAGCACCAACAGCCTAATGCTGGCGATCGCCGTCACCTTCATCGCCACGCTGGGCAAAGTTATTGCGGCAGTGTGGAGCGATCGCCTCACCCAGTCCCGCTCTCCCCTAGACTCGCCAGCCGATGTGGTGCGGTTTATCCTGGCGGCGTTCCTCAGCCATCTGCCGATTGGGATGCTCTGCGCGGCGCTGGTTTGCAACTTTGGCAAAGCGCCCTGGACCGCCTATCGCCAGATCTTCATCACCTGGTGGCTGAGCGATGCCTTTGGAATCGTCCTGGTGGCTCCGCTGCTGTTGGCCTGGAGCAGCACGCGATCGCTCGATTTGTTCCAGTTTCGCAACGCCATTCGGCGGCACTGGCTAGAGGCGGTTGCAATGGCGGCGCTGGTCATCGGCATCAGCGAAGTGGCGCTGGTGGACAAATACCCAGTGGAGTATCTGCTGATTCCGGTGATTGTGTGGGCGGCGTTTCGGTTTCGGTCGCCAGGGGCCACGCTGGTGATGGTGCTGCTGTCGCTGCTAGCGGTGATTAGCACGGCAAAGGGTTTGGGTTCCTTTGCCCGCAGTTCGATGAACGAGTCGCTGCTGCTGCTTCAGTCGTGCATCGCGGCGATCGCCCTGACGACGCTGCTCCTGTGCGCCGTGCTGTACCAAAACGACCAGTCCAAACAAGCGCTGCGAGACGCAAATCATAGCCTGGAAGACCGGGTGCAGCAGCGCACAGCAGAACTGGCCCAAGCCAACGCAGCAATTGTGGATTTGAACGAGCGGCTCAAGCAAGAAAACCTGCGAATGGCGGCCGAACTGGACGTGGTGCGCCAGATTCAGGGCCTGATCCTGCCCACGCCAGAGGAACTGAGCGCAATTCAAACGCTGGACGTGTCTGCCTTGACTGATCTGACCGATGAAGACAGCACCGACTATTTCGACGTGGTGGAAACCGACGGCATCGTCACCCTCAGCGTTGGCATCGTGGGCGGGCGCGGTCTGGAAAGCGGCGTGCTGATGCTGATGGTGCAGACGGCCGTGCGGACGCTGGCAGAATTGCGCGATCGCAGCTCGGTGCGCTTTTTGCAAACCCTGAACCGGACGCTGTATAAGAACATCGAGCGCCTCAGCGCCCAGCAGCAGCAGCTGCTGACCCTGGCCGTGCTGAATTATCTCAACGGCAGCCTCAGCGTCAGCGGGCAGCATGAAGATCTTGTGGTGGTGCGGGCTTCGGGGCGCGTCGAGCGGGTCAGCATGACCGATCTGATTCTGCCGCTGGGGCTGGAGTTTGACATCACCGCCTTCACCAAACGCGCCTCCGTTGAACTGCAACCGGGCGACGGCATTGTGCTATATACCAGCAGCCTGCCCAGCGCCCTAGATGAAAATGGCGTGATGTATGGTCTCGATCGCCTATATCGCGTCGTGGGTCAGCATTGGGCCCAGCCAGCCAGCGCTGTTCACCGAGCCGTCATTCAGGACGTGCGCCAGCACATGGGGCAGGAAAACGTGCTGGATAATCTGTCGCTGCTGGTCTTGAAGCGCCGCCTGTAG
- the rsmI gene encoding 16S rRNA (cytidine(1402)-2'-O)-methyltransferase, with translation MLYVVATPIGNLEDMTFRAVRILREVEAIAAEDTRHTGKLLQHFQITTPQISYHDHNRTSRLPELLARLKQGQSIALVSDAGMPGISDPGYELVAACVEAGIPVVPIPGASAVVTALSAAGLPTDRFVFEGFLPAKGKERRDRLAALQSESRTLVFYESPHRLRQTLTDFSETFGGDRPIVLARELTKLHEEFWRGTVQEAIAHHETRDPQGEYTVLLAGSIAAPVVLSEAALKAELVALMQQGLSRSQASRQLAQQTQLPRRDLYQLALTLPD, from the coding sequence ATGCTCTACGTTGTCGCTACGCCCATCGGGAATTTGGAAGATATGACCTTTCGGGCAGTGCGGATTTTGCGGGAGGTGGAAGCGATCGCCGCCGAAGACACCCGCCACACAGGCAAACTGCTCCAGCATTTCCAGATCACCACGCCGCAGATCAGCTATCACGACCACAACCGCACCAGCCGCCTGCCGGAACTGCTTGCCCGCCTAAAGCAGGGACAGTCCATTGCGCTGGTCAGCGATGCCGGAATGCCGGGAATTTCCGATCCGGGCTATGAACTGGTGGCGGCCTGCGTCGAGGCAGGGATTCCCGTGGTGCCGATTCCGGGAGCCAGCGCCGTGGTGACGGCCCTCAGCGCCGCCGGACTGCCCACCGATCGGTTTGTGTTTGAGGGATTTTTGCCGGCCAAGGGGAAAGAGCGGCGCGATCGCCTCGCTGCGCTCCAGTCCGAATCACGAACGCTGGTGTTTTACGAGTCGCCCCACCGCCTGCGGCAAACCCTGACGGATTTTTCGGAAACCTTTGGCGGCGATCGCCCCATTGTGCTGGCGCGGGAACTGACCAAACTGCATGAAGAATTTTGGCGCGGCACGGTGCAGGAGGCGATCGCCCACCACGAAACCCGCGACCCCCAGGGCGAATACACCGTCCTGCTGGCCGGCAGCATAGCCGCCCCCGTCGTTTTGTCGGAAGCCGCCCTTAAAGCCGAACTCGTTGCTCTGATGCAGCAGGGACTCTCCCGCTCCCAGGCCAGCCGCCAGCTTGCCCAGCAAACCCAACTCCCCCGTCGCGACCTCTACCAGTTAGCCCTGACGCTGCCGGATTAA
- a CDS encoding HEAT repeat domain-containing protein, with protein sequence MARTGGSSRTNPAKKSRLPSGRTLLQWLNLRPEESERTFLMFAFYTATSIGVLWLEVSIAALFLDEYGANSLPWIYIVSAGIGTVLGFFYSLLQKFLPLRQVIVVIAVLMALPLPLFRLGLAMPLMMGYSVFLMRLWMEAIYVLNELTTSITANQLFNIREIKRAYPMISSGVLLADVLSGLSLPVLRSLVGLNNVVLLAGAMLMIGAGILYRLSRSYSQFFPDSPRRLLQERQPDFTTRRLRRPLQRYVVLLVAFFVMAQVLWLLLDFQYLAQLERRVSGEQLADFLAFFSAILGTFELLVQWFVSSRAIERLGVFVVTMALPALIFIISLVSMMGWLSLFVGMVILKFADELLRYTVLASTGPILFQPVPDNVRSRVQSIVRGIAEPFSSGLTGAGMLTTLWLCQHVFRGSDPAALQDAESLVFMFQIMLCGALWFVTVWLLRSRYVDLLVISADRGELSLSDVDLRTFKRAVIEALGKGTDADKQSCIELLSHIDPKGVGEVLAPMLYDFSPALQRQSLLVMTENPNPLFLPLVRSLIEQPLPPDVLSIALRYIWLTDPDPDIERLRPYLNPSADPEVRGTAASLMLRRGTLEQRAEATDTLRRMLTHKRERERVMGCRALGEALYLQALRIYIEPLLRDESLRVRCALLEAIAATRTEEYYPSLLRALQFKSTREAAMQALTRLGDDAIPLLIALGKDIYKPEIIRACAWKTLGRIGTPDAVRALVRNLETAWGPSRRTILRTLLKIPNEIGIDAAADELGRSGVEELINLELMLIGQVYACLLDLPPERVPGQTADLLRRALSDLQDDARQRLFLLMRLLYPSSAIQAAAFNLQSHSSESVARGLEILDNTLDIQSKRALLSILDSRPDLEKLESLDEFVDYQPLSPSDRLRYLLDLRHFLSDWALACGVHVARENRWSLTPAQIIACLQHPTGFVREAAVAYLEVASPRTLRELLPMLRRDPNRLVAAQVEQLLHKYSAVSTHNGNGKVLTHPAKLPDPPPRFNPPRPPDLPMGWEPT encoded by the coding sequence ATGGCACGGACGGGTGGATCATCGCGCACAAACCCAGCAAAGAAATCCCGGCTTCCCTCCGGGCGGACGCTGCTGCAATGGCTCAACCTGCGGCCAGAGGAAAGCGAGCGCACCTTTTTGATGTTTGCCTTCTACACCGCCACGTCGATTGGCGTGCTGTGGCTGGAGGTCAGCATTGCCGCCCTATTTTTGGATGAATATGGCGCAAACTCGCTGCCCTGGATCTACATTGTCAGCGCAGGCATTGGCACGGTTCTGGGCTTCTTTTACTCGCTGCTGCAAAAGTTTCTGCCGCTGCGCCAGGTGATTGTGGTGATCGCGGTGCTGATGGCGCTGCCGCTGCCGCTGTTTCGGCTGGGGCTGGCGATGCCGCTGATGATGGGCTACAGCGTGTTTCTGATGCGGCTGTGGATGGAGGCGATTTACGTACTCAATGAGCTGACGACCTCGATCACTGCCAACCAGTTGTTCAACATTCGCGAAATCAAGCGAGCCTATCCCATGATTAGCAGCGGTGTGCTGCTGGCAGATGTGCTGAGCGGGCTGTCGCTGCCTGTGCTGCGATCGCTCGTAGGGCTAAATAACGTCGTGCTGCTAGCGGGGGCCATGCTGATGATCGGGGCAGGCATTCTCTATCGCCTCAGCCGCTCCTACAGCCAATTCTTCCCCGATTCGCCCCGGAGACTGCTGCAAGAACGCCAGCCCGACTTCACCACGCGCCGACTGCGGCGACCGCTCCAGCGGTATGTGGTTTTGCTGGTGGCGTTTTTTGTGATGGCGCAGGTGCTATGGCTGCTGCTGGATTTTCAATATCTGGCGCAGCTAGAGCGACGGGTCAGCGGCGAGCAGCTTGCCGACTTTTTGGCCTTTTTCAGCGCAATTTTGGGGACGTTTGAACTGCTGGTGCAGTGGTTTGTCTCCAGTCGGGCGATCGAGCGGCTGGGCGTGTTTGTGGTGACGATGGCCCTGCCTGCACTGATCTTCATCATCAGCCTGGTGTCGATGATGGGCTGGCTCAGCCTGTTTGTCGGCATGGTGATTTTGAAATTTGCCGATGAACTGCTGCGCTATACCGTGCTGGCCAGTACCGGCCCAATTCTGTTTCAGCCTGTGCCGGACAACGTTCGTAGCCGCGTACAGTCCATCGTGCGGGGCATTGCCGAGCCGTTTTCCTCTGGGCTGACGGGCGCGGGTATGTTGACGACGCTGTGGCTGTGCCAACACGTCTTCAGGGGCAGCGACCCGGCCGCGCTGCAAGATGCCGAAAGCCTGGTGTTCATGTTCCAGATTATGCTGTGCGGGGCGCTGTGGTTTGTGACGGTGTGGCTGCTGCGATCGCGCTACGTCGATTTGCTCGTCATCAGTGCTGACCGGGGCGAACTCAGCCTGTCCGATGTGGATCTGCGGACATTTAAGCGGGCGGTAATCGAGGCGCTGGGCAAGGGAACCGATGCCGACAAGCAATCTTGCATTGAACTGCTCAGCCATATCGACCCGAAAGGCGTGGGCGAGGTGCTGGCTCCCATGTTGTATGACTTTTCGCCCGCGCTCCAGCGCCAGAGCCTGCTGGTGATGACGGAAAACCCCAACCCGCTGTTTTTGCCACTGGTGCGATCGCTCATCGAACAACCATTGCCGCCTGATGTGCTTTCCATCGCCCTGCGCTATATCTGGCTGACTGACCCCGACCCCGATATCGAGCGGCTACGCCCCTACCTCAACCCGTCGGCTGATCCCGAAGTGCGGGGCACGGCGGCTTCCCTGATGCTGCGGCGGGGCACACTCGAACAGCGGGCCGAAGCTACCGACACGCTGCGGCGAATGCTGACCCACAAGCGCGAACGAGAGCGGGTGATGGGCTGTCGGGCGTTGGGTGAGGCGCTGTACCTGCAAGCCTTGCGAATCTACATCGAGCCATTGCTGCGGGACGAGTCGCTGCGGGTGCGCTGTGCCCTGCTAGAGGCGATCGCCGCCACCCGCACCGAAGAATACTACCCCTCGCTGCTGCGGGCGCTGCAATTCAAATCGACCCGCGAAGCCGCCATGCAGGCGCTGACTCGCCTGGGCGACGATGCAATTCCGCTGCTGATAGCGCTGGGTAAAGATATCTACAAACCCGAAATCATTCGCGCTTGCGCCTGGAAAACGCTGGGGCGCATTGGCACGCCCGACGCGGTTCGCGCCCTGGTTCGCAACCTGGAAACCGCCTGGGGGCCCAGCCGCCGCACCATTCTACGAACCCTCTTAAAAATTCCTAACGAAATTGGCATTGATGCAGCAGCCGACGAATTGGGGCGGAGTGGCGTAGAGGAATTGATCAACCTGGAGCTAATGCTGATTGGGCAGGTCTATGCCTGTCTACTGGATTTGCCGCCGGAGCGGGTGCCGGGGCAAACCGCCGACCTGCTGCGCCGCGCCCTCAGCGATTTGCAAGACGATGCCCGCCAGCGCCTCTTTTTGCTAATGCGGCTGCTGTATCCCTCCAGCGCAATTCAGGCCGCCGCGTTTAACCTGCAATCCCATTCTTCGGAAAGCGTGGCGCGGGGGCTGGAAATTCTGGATAACACGCTCGATATCCAGAGCAAGCGGGCGCTGCTAAGCATTCTCGATAGCCGCCCCGATTTGGAAAAGCTGGAAAGCCTGGATGAGTTTGTGGACTATCAGCCCCTATCGCCGAGCGATCGCCTGCGATACCTGCTGGATCTGCGCCATTTTCTGTCCGATTGGGCCCTAGCTTGTGGTGTCCACGTTGCCCGTGAAAACCGCTGGAGCCTCACACCCGCTCAGATTATTGCCTGTCTGCAACATCCCACAGGGTTTGTGCGGGAGGCAGCAGTGGCCTATTTAGAAGTCGCTTCGCCGCGCACGCTGCGGGAGTTGCTACCCATGCTCCGCCGCGACCCCAATCGACTCGTCGCTGCCCAGGTCGAGCAACTGTTACACAAGTACAGCGCGGTTTCCACTCACAACGGCAACGGCAAGGTTCTCACCCATCCTGCAAAACTGCCCGACCCACCGCCGCGTTTCAACCCACCCCGCCCGCCAGACCTGCCGATGGGCTGGGAGCCGACTTGA
- the leuB gene encoding 3-isopropylmalate dehydrogenase, protein MTQTYRITLLPGDGIGPEIIAVAVDLLKKVGQQHDLRFEFQEALLGGAAIDATGSPLPADTLELCKNSDAVLLAAIGGYQWDTLPNDQRPERGLLGLRAGLELFANLRPASILPQLVDASSLKREVVDGVDIMVVRELTGGIYFGQPRGIFTSETGERRGVNTMVYTESEVERIGRVAFEAARKRRKKLCSVDKSNVLEVSQLWRDTITKLAADYPDVELTHMYVDNAAMQLLRNPKQFDTIVTGNLFGDILSDAAAMLTGSIGMLPSASLGSSGPGLFEPVHGSAPDIAGQDKANPLAQVLSAAMMLRYGLNEPQAGDRLEQAVLKVLDQGYRTGDIMSDGMTLVGCKAMGEALLAALED, encoded by the coding sequence ATGACCCAGACCTACCGCATTACCCTCCTCCCTGGCGACGGCATCGGCCCCGAAATCATTGCGGTGGCGGTCGATTTGCTAAAAAAAGTGGGGCAACAGCATGACCTCCGCTTCGAGTTTCAGGAGGCGCTGCTGGGTGGGGCGGCCATCGACGCAACGGGGAGTCCCCTCCCTGCTGACACGCTGGAACTCTGCAAAAACAGCGATGCCGTGCTGCTGGCGGCGATTGGCGGCTACCAGTGGGACACGCTGCCCAACGACCAGCGGCCGGAACGCGGCCTGCTGGGGCTGCGGGCTGGGTTGGAACTGTTTGCCAACCTGCGCCCCGCTAGCATTTTGCCGCAACTGGTCGATGCCTCCAGCCTCAAGCGCGAGGTGGTGGATGGCGTGGACATTATGGTGGTGCGAGAGCTAACGGGCGGTATTTACTTTGGGCAGCCGCGGGGCATCTTTACTAGCGAAACGGGCGAACGGCGCGGTGTAAACACGATGGTCTACACCGAGTCGGAAGTGGAGCGGATTGGGCGCGTTGCCTTTGAAGCTGCCCGCAAGCGCCGCAAAAAGCTCTGCTCCGTAGATAAATCCAATGTGCTGGAAGTCTCGCAACTGTGGCGCGACACGATCACGAAACTGGCGGCTGACTATCCCGACGTGGAGCTAACCCATATGTACGTGGACAATGCGGCCATGCAGCTTTTGCGAAACCCCAAGCAGTTCGACACGATCGTTACGGGCAACCTGTTTGGCGATATTCTCTCCGACGCGGCGGCCATGCTGACGGGCAGTATCGGCATGTTGCCGTCTGCCAGCCTTGGCTCCTCCGGCCCCGGCCTGTTTGAACCCGTCCACGGCTCTGCCCCGGATATCGCAGGTCAGGACAAGGCCAATCCTCTGGCGCAGGTGCTGAGCGCGGCGATGATGCTGCGCTATGGGCTGAACGAACCGCAGGCGGGCGATCGCCTCGAACAGGCCGTCCTCAAAGTCCTCGACCAGGGCTATCGCACGGGCGATATTATGTCCGACGGCATGACCCTGGTGGGCTGCAAGGCGATGGGCGAGGCGCTGCTGGCGGCGCTGGAAGACTAG
- a CDS encoding glutathione S-transferase family protein, with protein MHLLQFSTSHYCRKARLALGYKQLPFTVENLTPGLHALKLKPLTGTTTVPVLLPELEGQAGAIADSSHIFEFLDQHQPDPPLYPADPVQRSQVKQLEDWLDESIGVATRFVYYDYRAGAGKSIDPSLMSQAMIAIVRRQYGMNAARVRLAGDRLADALQYLQQHWKDREFLVGSQITAADLTTAALLSPLALLPHYRAAHPWLFEKIATVHQRCGEPLPPGLA; from the coding sequence ATGCACCTGCTGCAATTCAGCACCTCCCACTATTGCCGCAAAGCTCGGCTGGCGCTGGGCTATAAGCAACTGCCGTTTACGGTGGAAAATCTGACTCCGGGGCTGCACGCGCTGAAGCTAAAGCCGCTGACGGGGACTACTACCGTGCCTGTGCTGCTGCCAGAGCTAGAGGGGCAGGCAGGAGCGATCGCCGACTCTAGCCACATTTTTGAATTTCTCGACCAGCACCAGCCCGACCCGCCCCTCTATCCCGCCGATCCGGTTCAGCGCAGCCAGGTGAAGCAGCTTGAAGACTGGCTCGATGAGAGCATCGGCGTTGCCACCCGCTTTGTTTACTACGACTATCGTGCGGGCGCGGGCAAGTCCATCGACCCGTCGCTGATGAGCCAGGCCATGATTGCCATCGTGCGCCGCCAGTATGGCATGAATGCAGCGCGGGTCAGGCTGGCGGGCGATCGCCTGGCCGATGCTCTCCAATACCTCCAGCAGCACTGGAAAGACCGCGAGTTTCTGGTGGGAAGCCAAATCACCGCCGCCGACCTGACCACTGCGGCCCTGCTCAGCCCGCTGGCCCTGCTGCCCCACTATCGGGCGGCCCATCCCTGGCTATTTGAGAAAATCGCCACTGTGCATCAGCGCTGCGGAGAACCCCTACCGCCGGGGTTGGCTTAG